The Cellulosimicrobium cellulans genome contains the following window.
TCGTCGCCCTGCTGCGGCGCGACCCGCGCGTGCGGACCGTGCTCGGCGTCGCGACCGGCTCGGAGGCGCTGCGCGAGCTCTCCTCGCGCACGGTCGACGCGGCGTTCCTCGACATCCACATGCCCGGGCTGACCGGCCTCGACCTCGCCCGCGCGCTGTCCCGCTTCGCCGACCGGCCCGCCGTCGTGTTCGTCACCGCCGACGAGGCCCGCGCGCTCGAGGCGTTCGACGTCGAGGCCGTCGACTACGTGCTCAAGCCCGTGCGCCGCGAGCGCCTGACCCGTGCCGTCGACCGGGTCGTGGAGCGCGTCGCGGACCGCGCCGGGCGCGGTGCCGGGCCCGGCGTCGGGGGCGGCGTCGGGGCCTGGGGCGTGCCCGACGGCGGAGGGTCACCGTCCGCGAGCGCCGCCGCCCCACCTGCCGCCCCGGGGCGCGAGGCGCCGGAGCACGAGACGCTCGTCGTGACGGTCGGGACGACGACGCGCCTCGTCCGCCGCAGCGCGGTGCGGTGGGTGCAGGCGCAGGGCGACTACTCGCGCCTCGTGACGGACACCGAGCAGTTCCTCGTGCGCGAGCCGCTGTCCGACCTCGAGGAGCGGTGGGCCCCGGCCGGGTTCCTGCGCGTGCACCGGTCGTACCTCGTGGACCGCGCGGCCGTGACCGCTGCGCGGTTCGGCGGGGCGCAGCCCGCGCTCGTCGTCGCAGGCCACGAGGTCCCGGTGAGCCGCCGCATGGTCCCGGCCGTGCGGGAGGCGCTGCTCGGCCCGCACCGGGGTCCGTCGTGAGCGACCCGGACCGGTCGTCGGCCCCGACCCCGCCCGCCGACGGATGCGTCCCTGCTCCAGTGCTGCGTCCCGGGACGCAGCACTCGGACGCCGACGCAGCGCTCGGCCGGGGACGCGTGCGCGTCCGGTCGACGGACCCGCGGCCCGACGCCCCGGCCGGTGGTTCACCGTCGGGCACCCCGCGAGGTCGTCCCGACGAACCCGACGACGCCGCAGCCCACTACACGCGCGGCCTCGTGCGAGCCCAGCTCCGGCTCGGGCTCGCGTGCGTGGTCTCGTTCCTCGCGGTCGTCGCGCTGCTCACGGTGACGATGAGCGCGGTGCCCGCGCTGGACTCCGTGGTGCTCCTCGGCGTCCCGCTCCCGTGGCTCGTGCACGCGTACGGCTTCTACCCCGTGATCGTCGCGTTCGCGGTCGTGTTCGCCGTCGCGGCGGCGCGCAACGAGCGCCGGTACCGCGCGCTCGCCGAGGGATCGGCCGGGGCCGCCGAGGCCGGCCCGGCGGAGGCAGGACCCGACGACGGCGGCGTCCCGTGAGCGCGCTGCCCCTCGTCGCGATCGGGCTGCTCCTGCTCGCGACGGGGCTCATCGGGTTCTACGGCCTGCGCATCTCGCGCACCACGAGCGACTTCTTCGTCGCGTCGCGCACGGTCCGGCCGGTGTGGAACGCGTCGGCGATCAGCGGCGAGTACCTGTCCGCGGGCACGTTCCTGGGCCTCTCGGGGCTCGTGCTGCTCTCCGGCGCCGAGGCGTTCTGGTTCCCCGTCGGGTACGCGGCCGGCTATCTGCTCGTCCTGCTGTTCGTCGCTGGCCCGCTCCGCCGCAGCGGCGCGTACACGATCCCCGACTTCGTCCACGCCCGGCTCGACTCCGTCGTCGCGCGCCGCGTCACGAGCGTGCTCGTGCTCGTCATCGGGTGGCTGTACGTCGTGCCGCAGCTCCACGGCGCGGCGCTCGTCATCACCAGCGTCGCACCCGTCCCGCCGTGGGTCGGGTCGGTCGGGATCGCGGTCGTCGTGAGCGCGGTCGTCGCGGCGGGCGGCATGCGCTCCATCACGTTCGTCCAGGCGTTCCAGTTCTGGGTCAAGCTCACGGCGCTCGCGCTGCCCCTCGTGTTCGTGCTCATGGCGCTCGGCGGGGCGTTCGAGCCCGGCGGCGCGATCGTCACGTTCGACCCCGCCGCCGTGTTCCCGCACGACGCCGGTCCCGGCGGCCTCGACGCCTACGCGACGGTGTCGCTCCTGCTCGCGCTGCTGCTCGGCACGACCGGCCTGCCGCACGTCCTCGTGCGCTTCTACACCTCGCCCGACGGCGGCTCGGCCCGCCGCACGACCGTCGTCGTGCTCGTGATGATCAGCGTGTTCTACATGGTGTCGAGCACGCTCGGGCTCGTCGCCCGGGTCGTCGCGCCCGACCTCGCGACGCCCGGCGTCGCCGACACCGTCGTGCTCACGCTCCCGACCCGCCTCGTCCCCGGGCTCGGCGGCGAGCTGCTCGCCGCGCTCGTCGTCGCCGGGGCCTTCGCCGCGTTCCTCGGCACGTCGTCCGGGCTGGTCGTGGCGCTCGCGGGCGTCGTGAGCCAGGACCTGTTCGGCGGGACCGTGCGGTCGTTCCGGTGGTCGGCGGTCGCGTGCACGCTCATCCCGCTCGCGTTCGCGCTCGTGACCATCCCGCAGGGGCTCGTGACGAGCGTCGGGACGGTGTTCGTGTTCGCCGCCTCCGCGCTGTCGCCCGTGATCCTGCTCGGCGTGTGGTGGCGCCGCCTCACCGCGCGCGGCGCGGTGGCGGGGATGGTCGTGGGGTCCGTCCTGTGCGCGACGGCGCTGCTCGCCTCGTCCGCGCTCGTCGCCGCGGGCTACGGGACGGGCTCGTCCGGCACGACGGCGGACGGCGTCCCCGGCGTCGTACGCGCCCTGCTCGCCCAGCCCGCGGCCTGGACCATCCCCCTCGCGACCGCCACCGTCGTCGTGGTGTCGCTGCGCGACCGCCACGGCCCGCCGCTGCGCACCGACCGGTTCCTCCGGCGCCTGCACGTCCCGGAGCTCCGGCGCCGTTGACGACGGTGTGAAGCCTGAAATCTGTCGCGCAGAGAGCGTGAAATCTGTAGCGCAGGAGCCCTGACCTGGTCAGATCCAGCGTGCGCCGATCTCGTCGTGGAGCTGCTGGGTCTTCTGCACGCGCAGGACGCCGTCCTCGACCGTGGCCTCCAGGCCGACCTCCCGTGCGATCGCGACGATCGCGTCGCGCTGCTCCGGGTGGTCGTCGGCGTCGCCGCCGTCCCAGAGCTCCAGCCACCGGTCGGTGGGGTCGTCGCTGCCGCAGTCGGCCCACACCCGGCAGATCCGGTCGAGCTCGTCCTGCGTCATCGGGCGGGTCGGGGTGGCGTACACGGCGGTCTCCTCGGCTGGGTGTCGTGCGGACGGTCGGACCTCACCCTAGGTGCGCGCGCCGCGCGTCGACCGCTCGGCACGTGCCCGGGCCATCTCACCTGGCGGGCGCGCTCGACCGCATGTCGGATGGGTCGTAGGATCGTGGCAACCATCCAGAGCGGTCGAGAGTCCTGGCTCGACGACACCGCAGCAACCCGCCGACGGAAGCCTCCCGAGGACAAAGGTGCTAACGCCAGGGTCGATGGAGCGACTAATGGTCTCAGAGGCATCCTTCGCGCACCGTCCGGGCAGCACGTGCCCGACGGCGGTCGCGCACGCACCCACCCCGGCCGGGGCGACGTCGTGAGCGTCGCGGACGCCGTCGGGCAGGCCCACGGCGGGGCGGCACGGCCGACGGTCTCGTTCGAGCTCATGCCCCCGCGGCGCCCGGACGCGGCACCCAAGTTCTGGGAGACGGCGCGCCGTCTCGTCGCGACGCACCCCGACTTCGTGTCCGTCACGTACGGGGCGGCCGGCACCGACCGCGCGACCGCGCGCCAGGTCGTC
Protein-coding sequences here:
- a CDS encoding LytR/AlgR family response regulator transcription factor, with product MTGTDPTPGPASEDPAAVGLDVLVADDERPVLDELVALLRRDPRVRTVLGVATGSEALRELSSRTVDAAFLDIHMPGLTGLDLARALSRFADRPAVVFVTADEARALEAFDVEAVDYVLKPVRRERLTRAVDRVVERVADRAGRGAGPGVGGGVGAWGVPDGGGSPSASAAAPPAAPGREAPEHETLVVTVGTTTRLVRRSAVRWVQAQGDYSRLVTDTEQFLVREPLSDLEERWAPAGFLRVHRSYLVDRAAVTAARFGGAQPALVVAGHEVPVSRRMVPAVREALLGPHRGPS
- a CDS encoding sodium/solute symporter, translated to MSALPLVAIGLLLLATGLIGFYGLRISRTTSDFFVASRTVRPVWNASAISGEYLSAGTFLGLSGLVLLSGAEAFWFPVGYAAGYLLVLLFVAGPLRRSGAYTIPDFVHARLDSVVARRVTSVLVLVIGWLYVVPQLHGAALVITSVAPVPPWVGSVGIAVVVSAVVAAGGMRSITFVQAFQFWVKLTALALPLVFVLMALGGAFEPGGAIVTFDPAAVFPHDAGPGGLDAYATVSLLLALLLGTTGLPHVLVRFYTSPDGGSARRTTVVVLVMISVFYMVSSTLGLVARVVAPDLATPGVADTVVLTLPTRLVPGLGGELLAALVVAGAFAAFLGTSSGLVVALAGVVSQDLFGGTVRSFRWSAVACTLIPLAFALVTIPQGLVTSVGTVFVFAASALSPVILLGVWWRRLTARGAVAGMVVGSVLCATALLASSALVAAGYGTGSSGTTADGVPGVVRALLAQPAAWTIPLATATVVVVSLRDRHGPPLRTDRFLRRLHVPELRRR